One Hermetia illucens chromosome 4, iHerIll2.2.curated.20191125, whole genome shotgun sequence DNA segment encodes these proteins:
- the LOC119655243 gene encoding acyl-CoA:lysophosphatidylglycerol acyltransferase 1-like gives MASLTRLIRYPTALGRIIIIIMNNIYCIPTYVIWMIILTPLKCINSKAYYKIEGLFFHWLLAIVALWSYTAGYDIVETGDDISECRDKRTLVIVNHQSTADVPLLMANFNTKRGVLPNIMWIMDRLFKYTNFGIVSMIHQDFFITSGKQHRDSSIRALREHIQYTYFESTKKWIVLFPEGGFLRKRKEVSRNFALKNNLPLLEYVTIPRVGAFQAIFETMRSKDSNYSQNTVQSNNVSLNKNIEQALLEYVLDITVAYPDQNPLDLSNIVHGLRRPCTTYMFYRLYKAESVPREENAMKQWLYDRFIEKNGLLENFYKLGTFIPNEPLHEHLIQQDVLRFVLINVFFIISTYFHMKLIYKFYAQCVYYVHQVTS, from the exons ATGGCGTCTTTAAC GAGGCTTATTAGGTACCCGACGGCTCTGGgtcgcattattattattataatgaacAACATTTATTGTATTCCAACCTATGTTATATGGATGATAATATTGACACCATTAAAGTGCATAAACTCCAAGGCCTATTATAAAATCGAGGGGTTGTTTTTCCATTGGCTCTTGGCCATTGTTGCATTATGGTCATACACAGCTGGCTATGACA TTGTAGAAACTGGTGACGATATTTCCGAATGTAGAGATAAAAGAACACTTGTGATAGTTAACCATCAAAGTACAGCGGATGTTCCACTTTTGATGGCCAATTTTAATACAAAGCGAGGCGTCTTGCCAAATATTATGTGGATTATGGACAGACTTTTCAAATATACTAACTTTGGAATTGTTAGCATGATTCATCAAGATTTTTTCATTACTTCG GGCAAGCAGCATCGTGATTCGTCCATTCGGGCTTTGAGGGAGCATATACAATATACTTACTTCGAAAGCACAAAGAAATGGATTGTGCTATTTCCAGAAGGTGGATTCTTGCGAAAGCGCAAAGAAGTTAGCAGAAATTTTGCGTTAAAAAATAATCTGCCGCTTTTAGAATACGTTACAATACCCCGCGTAGGAGCATTTCAAGCAATATTTGAAACAATGCGTTCAAAAGATTCAAATTACTCGCAAAATACAGTACAGTCAAATAATGTATCTTTAAATAAGAATATAGAGCAAGCGCTGTTAGAATATGTGCTCGATATAACAGTTGCTTATCCCGATCAAAATCCGTTGGATCTTTCAAATATTGTACATGGCCTTAGGAGACCCTGCACAACGTATATGTTTTATCGCCTTTATAAAGCTGAGAGT GTACCTAGAGAAGAAAATGCTATGAAACAATGGCTTTATGATCGTTTCATAGAGAAAAATGGGTTGTTGGAAAATTTTTATAAGTTAGGAACTTTCATCCCAAATGAACCACTGCATGAACATTTGATTCAACAAGATGTACTTCGTTTTGTGTTAATAAATGTCTTCTTTATAATTTCAACATATTTTCACATGAAATTAATATACAAATTTTACGCGCAATGTGTTTATTACGTACACCAAGTGACTTCGTAA